TTGTCAGCATGTGTCTCTTCTTGTGTTGCTGGAGGGAGCCTGGCTGTCGGCCACACTGAGCCCACGCAGCCAGATGAGGGCCCCTTTGAGCATGCGAAAGGGGAGTGGGGTTGGTGTTAAATCATTGTCCGAGCAACGTATGGTAACAGGCCTCCGTGACGGTAGTAGATCAGGTCCAACTCGCTGTCGATGAGCGCCGTCACACCAAACGACTTCCCTTCGCTGGTCTGGAGGAACACGGACAGAAGGGCGGTTTGTAAACACGTGTGCCAACATTGAAATAAACCAACACTTTAAAATAGAGAGACGGGCTCAAAGAGCTTCTCTTTTGTAGCCATTCAAAAACGACAGCTTCGATGCAGAGCATTCTTTGTACATTCAATCATCATTTCCATTATATGTCGCTGCTCAATTGAGTTGGTATATTTATGCAGACTCAATCCAACATGAAACAACGCCTGTCGCCATCTTTTCCTTATGGAAACAACACACAGGACTCATGCGTGCATGCGCCGTGGCAAAAGTGAGAGTCAACAAGTGTCGCCATAAAGAGGCggtaaaaaaatacaaaacaaaaaggaaaccACTGTCCATGGATTTTAAATAAAGATACTAAGAAATAATATACAACTCTAtattcttttacttatctattttattttatgactgTATCTGAAGCACTTTCAGTCTGCCTCGTGTacgaaaagtgctacataaataaagttgccttccATTGCCTTTCCTATAActataatataaaacacacaacaatAAAACTAAGACACAATATAAAAACCAACGCTTTAAAAACGTACAGGAGAGCCCACCTGCACCGTGAGCGCGTGGCCCAGAGCCAGCTCCTCGGGCAGGCTGATGGAGAACTTCTCCTTCCCACTGAGCTCCAGGGAGTCGGCCGTCTGGCCGGGCAGGAAGCTCAGGGGCAGGATGCCCATCCCCAGCAGCTGGGTCTGGTGGAGCTTCTGGAAGCTCTCGGCGATGATGGCTCGCACCCCCTGCGGAGAGCGGCGGGTGGGGAGGGaagtggatgaggaggaggaggggagaacggtcccacgttcacgcaacccAAGGGGGTCACGGagcccttacgtccttgcggaccctccttgcgtctaCCGCAAGGGCcgggacgtgcgcctcccaaaaaataGTAACCTTcagtcgaggcgacgcagcagcgagggctgtgattggtccacttactaagacccgacgcagaaccgtaACGGTTCAGTGCTGTGTCGAAGCCTCTGAGTGGCaattgcgttgcgtgaacgtgggaccataatcagccctttatgccgcgtttccactgcagggtgcggaacggatcggatcgcaaaggtgcggtagggagggggcggtatagcccagctcagttccgaggtcgcgtttccactgccgacagtaccctttgtggtaggccggatgtcgatcgccgcggcagctacgttaacatcgtaaacaacgtcttcctccccaagaatgcagacgaacgtctccacctccttgttcgcccaagcaagcgttttacgcgacatgttaattgtaaagaataatacctggaggctactgtttgtttgtttttatccccagcAGCACGCACCCAGGCTGTGGTGAACCtgtgtctctttccctctctctttctcccccctgcTGTCCTTCTAATATAGTTAGAATAAATGTACAGCAGCCATAGCTATtatgattattttggtcaataatgAAATCACGATGATTCAAACAattgtttttgagtttgaaaacatgtgcATGACTCTCCCAAAAATGTCTTTGTAACTTTGCCttaagaaaatacacaaaatggtcaaaaagaaaatgctggAATCTAAAAtgatgtacagatatgtatccagctgttctgcactttctataaaacatttaatgaaaacTAGTTTTTTGATCGTTGGACGctaaaaatcgaaatcgcgataaAATGTATGGACCTGGAAAAtcgtaataaaaataaaaaataaaagaagaaaaatgtgattaatcgcccagccctagcttAGTATAAATGAAACATTACCAGCAGGCAGGGTCCTTTGGCCACCCAGTCCCTGGAGCTCCCCGAGCCGTAGTCCTTCCCTGCCAGGATGATGAGGGGGATGCCCTCTCTCTGGTAGCGCTCTGCTGCCTCGAACACATCCAGCTACACAGAGAGAGGGCACACTGGGTCAGGACAGAGGCCtcgcgtcacacacacacacacacacacacacacacacacacacacacacacacacacacacacacacacacacacacacacacacacacacacacacacacacacacacacacacacacacacgtcccgcatcaagacagacagacacaccctgcttcaacacacacatcctgcaacacacacatcctgcaacacacacacccccacaaccccccccccctcaccgtcTGGCCCGATGGGATGTGCAGCGTCTTGGGGCCCGACTTCCCGATGAAGCGGTTCAGCAGCTTGATGCTGGCGAACGTCCCCCTGGTCATCACCGCGTCGTTCCCCCGCCGGGCGCCGTACGAGTTGAACTCCCGGGGCGTCAgcctggggtgggggtgggggggagagttagtgagtgtgtgtttgtgagagtgtgtgaaagagtgcgtgtgtgtgtatgtgtgagagagtgtgaacgagtgtgtgtgtgagactgtataagagtatgtgtatatgtgtgagtgagtgtttaagAATGAATGACTATGTACAGGTCATActcagaaaattagaatatCGTGCAAAAGTTCATTTATTTCAGTTACTAATACATTATGTGGACTCATTACATGCAAAGTGAGATATtccaagcctttatttgttataattttGAAGATTATTGCTTACAATAATGCTCAGGAACTCTTTTCAGATGTTTTGGATTAATTAGCTGATTAGAATGTGACGCTTTGAGCCTACATTGTGGAACCTTTTCATAATATTCTAATTTTATGAGATTTTGAATTTGGGGTTTTCATAAATTGTTGTACAAATTGTgaaacaaataaaggcttggaATATCACACTGCATGTAATGAGTCTATATTATGCATTAGTACCACCTTTTAAGTTGAattactgaaataaatgaacTTTTGCACGATATTCAAATTTTAGGAGTATGAcctgtatgtgtgcttgtgagcaagcgtgcgtgcgtgcatgcgtgtgtgtgtgtgtgtactcatgtAGGCGTGTGTGCGGCTGCGTTCCCCTCACCGTTTGCTCAACAGGTACTTGGCGGCGGCGCTGACCCGGGAGATGCTGCCGGCAGGGGAGATGTGATCGGTGGTCACCTTGTTGCCTAGGAACAGCAGGGCGTGGGCGTGCTCTATGGAGCGGGGGGGCTGCAGCTCTTTACTCTGGAACACAGGGGGCGGCAGAGAgcagggtggtgaggggggcTAATGGTGGAAGCTACCGCCATCTCACTGTAGGAGTTATGAACTATGAACTAACTGTTGGTCCATATATGGGCAGGAGTTCCTGAGTGGGGGTCAGGCTGATGTTGCTTGTTTTACTTAaactttattttcaatgttgaTAATGGATCTCTCTAATTGCAGACCATATTAATGTCAAACCCATCCGTGAAACCATTTACATCTACTTACTACTGacatattttctatttttaattattttttgtgCTTTGCATGTGGGATAATTCGATTGTTTTAATCTAATTATAATTTCTACGACAGTCCTCGTTTCCTGTCTGGGATGAGTAAAGCACCACTCTGTCTATTCGATGTTagtgctacacgtgaacctcctaagatggcgcaaattgattggttcgctatctcgggaaaTTGGGCactatcccatgattgagatctcaaactcgggatattgttttaTCGTAAAATGTCCCGCTTTGCAACGCtaataaaccgctaataaaaacaaataaatcccggcaaaaagtgttatcttgtttatttttggagtgttcacgtgtagtatatactaaaacaattattcacctcaggctccgtgaatagaccttcggtctcggggggggggggctattccccactactCACTCTGCCTTCGGCGAATAGTTGTTACATAACCACTGACCAGCTTGTGGAAGAAGGCGGGCTGGCGGATGTAGGTGGACTTCTGGTCCCAGGGGAACACCGCAGTCTCCGGGCACTCCAGGTTGCTCCACAGCGCGTTCCCCTTCTGCAGGAGAGCACAGCACCAATCAGCACCAACGGGGGAACTGACTAAAGGGCTGACTAcggttccacgttcacgcaacgcaaggaccacgcagacgcttcgacacGGTCCTGAACCGTTATGGTTCCGCGTGGGGTGATTGGTCCGtcgagcggaccaatcacagccctcgctgctgcgtcgcctcgacggaaggttaacattttttgggaggcgcacgtcctggacgcaaggagggtccgtaaggacgtaaggggtccgatACCCCCTTGGGTTGCGtcaacgtgggaccataatccaCCCTTTACTGCCCCCCGTTCCAGCTAGCAGCCGCTGGTGCTGtgagtcaggggggggggggttaagaccTCACCTCCATCCTGCTGTTGAGCTCCTGGAAGATGGAGGAGACCACCGTGTCCTCCTCCATCTGCTGCACCTCCTCTCTGGACGGCCACACGTCACGAAGGAACACCTCCTTCCCCTCGGGGGTCAcccctgagagagggagagtgagagaggcagagagagagtgagagagggagagggagagagagtgagagggacctCCATCTCCCAGGATAACTCCTGCCCCCAGTCTAACCTGGCTGTACGATTTAGCCGGTACCTGgagctgggcgattaatcgttGTTTAATCGTAATTCTAATTTATGGTCAataatcgatttttttttttaaaaagaaaatcaattattgaaaaacaaaaatacctttttttttttttttttttttttaaagagtaaAATGTCAACACAGTGTTTAGAGTTTGCCTAAAGTCTGTGGCAAACAAATGTTGCTTTTGTTAAATCATTGGttatcttcaaaataaaatccaaacttaaaaaatacatatatatgtcaTTCATAGAAAAAATGATAGATTAAAATCAATAATCGGGTTTGGtttgaaataataaaaataagaaaataaaatacgattttatttttaggccaaaCCGGCCGGCCCTACCGGTATCTACTCCACCCTCCTCAGCTACAGCCTAGCGCTAAGCCTACAGTGTTTACCATCcgctgcacacacgcacacttacccAGGGGTTCCTTCTCAAAGTCGATGTCCACTGTCCCTGCGATGGCGTATGCCACCACTAGGGGGGGCGAGGCCAGGTAGTTGGCGCTCACGCAGTCAAACAGGCGCCCTTCAAAGTGCCTGTTGCCCGACAGCACGCCGCACGCCACCAGGTTCCCCTACAACACAAGGGGGAGAGGTTGGAACCGTTCCGAGGTGTTCGTCCATCCCTCCAGAGTTGGGGAGAGGCTAGTGCCAGGCCAATCAAAGTAGAGCTCTGGATCTTTTGTGCCAACCCCAAGTAGGGCTCTGGATCCTTTGTGCCAACCCCAAGTAGGGCTCTGGATCCTTGTGCCAACCCCAAGTAGGGCTCTGGATCCTTTGTGCCAAACCCAAGTAGGGCTCTGGATCCCTTGTGCCAACCCCAAGTAGGGCTCTGGATCCTTTGTGCCAACCCCAAGTAGGGCTCTGGATCCCTTGTGCCAACCCCAAGTAGGGCTCTGGATCCCTTGTGCTAACCCCAAGTAGGGCTCTAGACTCTAGAAACCTTATAAGCTCTATAATAGTGGGCGTGGGTGAATGAGTTATAAGCTAATTTTTACCTGATAATAAATAATTGAGGAGGTTTCACACCGTCTCATGAGAGGCCCTTGATACACGAGAAGATGATTTCTGATTAGTATCATGAGAAAACGACCAGGGTGTTTTTAGGGGCAGATGACGATTGGGTTAACAACAATGCGTGTGGAACCGGATGAGCAAATACTTTAGAAATGTGGGGGTCGCAAAAGACCCACACGAGTTGGGAGCATCTGGAGGATGGATCCAGGGCACAATGTACCTGTTTGATGGCCTCGGCCACGCCTTCGGGCAGAGGGGCCGTGTTGCCCACACAGGTGGCACAGCCGTACCCTATCACCTCAAAGCTGCAGAGAAACAATAATAAGGAGAACAAGTCACACAATGGCGCTTTGTGAggaggaggttgtgtgtgtctcattgactttgcatgggccgctctcgaaatgcattgtgggtcaatCCATTCTGTCGACGCCgaagttgagaaatgttcaatatttcaggcagcgacggatccgtcggccaatcagattgcGTTACCCAAACGTCAGACATGCCCTTCATCCGTCAACGGACAAGCAcaatgtgattgtgtgagtgtgagtgtgagtgtgagtgtgtgtgtgtgtgtgtgtgtgtgtgtgtgtgtgtgcccaccccAGCTGGCTGAGGAAGGGCAGGACCCCACTGGTGTTGAGGTACTGGGTCACCATTCCGGTCCCGGGGGCCAGGCTGGTCCTGATGTAAGGCTTGACGCCAAGCCCCGCCTCTACCGCCTTCTTCGCCAGCAGACCTGTCAGTCAAACAACGTGCGCAATTAGAATAGAATAATGTCGGAATAAATTACttcataaaaatgaaaaaaagcatgtctgtcaaaaaagaaaatctattattaaaaaaataataataatattaaaataaatgggGAAATAAAGGGATGCAATGATACTCAATACTGGATTGATTATGTATTTGCATCTATATGGATGAATCCTGTCATAACAAGATGAAATACTTAACTGTAGGGAGCTCGAGGATATTCTGATTGTTTTAAATCCTTCAGCTAACTTAGAACACGGTGACGACTAGGAACCAAGGACAAAGAAACTAaagtgttgtgctgtgttgaaCTTGCTCTGGacacatatgtatgtatatatatatatatatattagtgccgtcagttaaaagcattattaacggcgttaacgcaaaccaatttttttatcgcgcgattatcgcaattctttttttttttttctttggttcaaaacaaagaagcagtagcctgactgctatgttcaaggcagtatgtttgtatgttcatcgtttaattgcacaaTAGGCTTtctttttgtatcgtcctgttttgatcagtatatgccaatgttgttatcaataaaaaaccatttgcacaaggcgagccgatgcacttctccatgttgataagagcattaaaatgagaaaaattaatgggacaaaaatcaagggatatttagcatataaaaaacatttgagttaactatggcattaatgcaattaattgcgattaaatattttaatcgcttgacagcactaatatatatatatatatatatatatatatatatatatatatatatatagattgatATTGATAGATACTTTAATGTCCCAAAGGGCCATTTTTCTTGGACTATATAtactttacatatatatatttggtgaACACTTTGATGATGGCCCTCGTGGTACACAAAGCCCTCTCATCATTAACATCGTCGAGCCAGACGTGCCCGTACTCGTGCCGGTCGTCACGGAGACCCACCTGCAGCCAGCATCACGGACGGGTTGCAGTTGTTGGTGCAGCTGATGACGGCGGCGATGACCAGGGAGCCGTGGGCCAGCTGGTACTCCTGGCCCGCGTGCTGGAAGGGGACCTGGGTCTGCAGCCGGTCGGGGGCCACGTGGAAGCCTTTGAAGCCCACCTGGCGCCGGGAGGAGGACGGGTTGAGGACACGCACGTTGATCTAGAGCCACTCTCAGTGGGTTTCTTCTCAGATGTCATTCCTGAGTGGACTAGGGGCTAGGGGTGAGGGCTAAggtatggttccacgttgacgcaacgcgagggggtttacggaccccttacgtccttgcggatccctccttgcgtccaccgcgagggccggacgtgcgcctcccaaaaagtAACCTTGCGTCGGGGCgacacagcagcaagggctgtgattggtccgctgacATTAACCAGACGTAAacctgacgcagaaccaaaacaggctcacgactgcgtggtcattgcgctgcgtcaacgtggaaccgTAACGAAGCCTTAAGGCCTCTTGCTCAGGGATTCCTACGGGTAAACGGGGGTACCTGGGGATTTGAACCAAGAACCTGTTGGCTGGGAGTATAACACCCTAATCCCTAAATAAATGTCGGgaatatttatttacttaaatTAAGATTGAGATTTCCAGATTTTGATATACAGCATGTATGACAAAGTGAACAACTGCATCAGGGGACCTGACACCGAACATACGTGTGGCGATGCACAGGGAAGGCTGGACCCTTACCTTCTCCTTCAGACAGCTGTGGAAGTCCACCTTCATGTCGCTGACTGCCACCCTGTCCTGGGGCCTCTTGGGGCCGCTCACGTAGGGGATAAAGGAGCTCAGTTGGATCTCTATCACCTGTGGGAAGAGCACAGTTCCAGGCTAAAGGGTGTGTTGTCTGTAGAGTGAACCTGCACAGCTCTAAAGTCGCCATTACCGGTCGCCCCCTAAATCGACACCCCGCAGAACGGCGGTCTGCGGGGTCTGAACCCGATTGTCCACAGGCTACCTGTAGGCTTGCATGAGCAACATTTCCAACCCTTGCATGCGCCTTTATGACACCCATCTAATATTCACTGCAAGCCGCTTAGGATATAAGTGCATGCTAAGGGTCTCATAGTAGCTCCAAGGTTTAAGTACTAAGCCTTTGGCTCCAAGGCTCAGCCTGTACAActaagggaacacacacacacacacacaatgcaatgtCAACCGTGCAAGGCCCCAACCGGGCCGGTTGCTGAAGGGGCTGgtcgtcttgctcaaggaccctTTCTACAAGGAAGGCCAGAGCGGTTGACCGAGCCAGAGAATGTTCCTCCTCCTAAGAATAGACGTCTTGCACATTCAAACTCCCTCCTACTGCAACCTGCTGTGAAGCCATTTCCATTGTTTAGTTGCATCTATTGTTCACAGAGAGTCACCAAGGCAGCCGTTTTCCTGCTAGGCCACTCTAGCCCGGAACCCCTAAACCTTAAAGAAACCGTAAACTTCATACATCGAAGACTGCCGTTCTGAGTGTGCATTTTGTACTTTGTGAAACAATTGTCCTCTGAGGCACCGAGTCTTGTAACACATGCAAAACCTTAAATTATGTATCCACAGTTCCTTCACTCTCTGAGGTTATGGTTATGATGAGGCGCATGCATGTGGCTCCTGCGTGCCGACTGCGGcgcagacattggggattgaacacggACCCCCTTACCACCAGACCATCCAGTCCCacatctccacccccacccccaccaccaccaccaccacccgacacagacacagactccaCCTACCTCTGAATAGACAGGGTCCTCTTCAGAGTCCTCGTAGGTTCTGAAAAGGTTCACAGCCTTCATGTACGACTCCAGTAGTTCAAGTTTCTCCGGGCTGAAGTCTGGAGGGGAAACAGAAGGATTACAGGAAAGGCTTGCAGAAAGTGTTCACTAACATTAAGACACAACAGATCACAACAGAACATTGCCTGCCAATGCAGGCTCTTGCTCGACAGGTGCAGATCCCTATCGGTTACACTGGCTTGATCTGCAGTCCTACTGAATAAATGGAAAACATGCATTTCCAGACAACTGaaattggtttgtgtgtgtatgtttgtgtgtgaacggTTGAAATTCTTTATTGACAAAGGGATCAAACACAAAGAAAGCCCAAGGGCTTATACACATTGTGTGGCTTTTGGGTGAAACATTATGTGTATGTGGGTCATTTTGTGACCCACATACTGAAATCCCACACCAATGTTTCACCGATAATGTTGAAAGTCTCTCTCTGGGACTCACTGGTCTTGTTAAAGTGCTTGAGTGTGACTTGGTCGATGGGGAAGAAGCTGACGGTGGCGTTGTATTCAGGGCTCATGTTGGCGATGGTGGTCCGGTCGGGGACCGAGAGCTGCGACACCCCTGGGCCAAAGAACTCCACAAACCTCCCGGCGATGTTCGCCTGCCGCAGGTGCTGAGCGGAAGGAAGAACACACGGGAAAAAGAACAGTCAGAATACATCGTACCACAGCAGTGTTGAACACTTAATCCTGATTGGACAATCACCTTCCAAGGGAGCAAGTTTTAACACTCCAAATTCAATGCACGACAAATCGAATATTAACAACACACTTGTTTCTTTGACTATGCAAAAACAACATGATGACAGTGccacagaaagacaaacacacaacgaGCCTGGTCGCTGAAGCTCGGGGTACATGACTGAACATGTTGCTCTGTTGCTGTCAAGACGGAGCAAAGCCAGGAGAGATGGTCTGCTCACTCTGCTCAGAGCCCAAGCTTCAGTCATAAACAGACCTGTTCATACCAGGGGGAAACAGCTGTTTACCACTAGTGTGGACTGTATGAGTATGGGGTGACGGCAAACAAACATATCCCACCAAAATCTTCAAAACATTTATTCTTTTAGCTCAGCGTTCTTCCAAATATGTTGTGTgcaagtagggctgggcgattaattgaattttgatcgcgatttcgatttttagCGTCAAACactcacaaaattaacataatcgaaaaaaaaaaagttacaatattttatagaaagggcagaacagctggatgcATATCCATCTGTATACGATTTTagattggaaaaaaaaaatattggcgGAATTTAAAAGTTCTCAATTACACATTTTTTtggggagagacatgctgaataagtgcaacatgttttcaaactcaaaaataagcgtttgaataatcgggatctcaatattgaccaaaacaatcgtgattatgatgtttcccataatcgagcagccctatgTGTAATACATTCATTGTTGATATATCATCTGAATCTCTCTGATTCagatgcatttgaattgttcaTTTACTCTTCTTTCAGTGTTGTCTCCATTGTCAACCGGCAGCCTTCAGAAGGGAACATTATGGCTAGCGGTTACCTTGGTGATGCCCAGGACCACGTCGATGGAGGTGGTCAGAGGGTTGATGCAGCCCTCCAGCTTACAGCCCACCACCTGGGGCAGAGTCAGGGCCACCGGCTGGCCCAGCATCACCGCCTCGGCCTCGATCCCCCCCACACCTGCACAGGTGAACTCAGCGTCACGAGGCTGACCGGGTTATACACTAGAGAGCTTATGGGGAGGGGCAAGCTGCTGGGTTGTGAGACATTAGACATTCAGCATACATTTATGGCTCTGCCGTTTTTTATTCACTTTTAACGTCCAAAAACACAAAAGCAGTTGCAATTTGCCCAGGTTTGGATGAGCACATCCATTGCATAGAATACACTTTGGAAGCAAGTTTGaccttaaataaaaaatggtttAATATCTCTCCTAGTAACATGTTCATACCTTCAATTATGTATCCACAGTCCCTTCAGACACTCTGAGGTTATGGTtatgggaaggcccatgcatgCTGAATGCggtgcagacattggggattgaacatGAACCCCCTAACCACACTAGACCGTTTTGCTGTGCCTCGGTTTTTTACTtccagaaacaaaacaacaaagcaGTTGTAATTTCCCCCAGGTTTGGATGAGCACATCCATTGCATAGAATCACTTTGGAAGcaaatttattttataaaataaatgtttaatatcTCTCCTTCACACTGATATCTGTTTAACAAAGTTCCCGCTACGGTGAGTTGGACATCATTATACaccggggggcctaaatccagcgatctgattggttcctaactgttgtataatgagcgtatacataactgctatgacgcccgatcattttgtgaaagtatcactccgcgccttgaagtggaaaccgttacaaccgttctctcggagggacgctaaagtgtgttgcatggcgaccgtcgtgcattttgaaggcagccaggagggactactttttggtagtctttaataaaacggctactttgactttcttggtttctttt
This genomic stretch from Gadus chalcogrammus isolate NIFS_2021 chromosome 9, NIFS_Gcha_1.0, whole genome shotgun sequence harbors:
- the ireb2 gene encoding iron-responsive element-binding protein 2 isoform X2, with protein sequence MAYAALVKEHPYSHLIDTLNDGVKFFNPQKLNDPRYGKLPLSIRVLLEAAIRKCDGFYVKEVDVQNYLDWQEQQNVAEVPFPPSRVLLQDFTGIPAMVDLAAMRDALVKHGVDPYRVNPVCPTDLIVDHSLQIDFSKCAIQNTPNPGGGETQSQGAPRSSSSSTPAPVSSAPGSGPRQPPRGGGAHCGAARGSCGKGSCSDTPASPGKHPPAVQQIENSPLLCPFHLQPVSEPETALKSQEMELIRNKERLQFFKWCSKAFQNVNVVPPDVGAVHQVNLEHLCRVVHVSDGLVYPDSVVGTDSHTTMINGLGVLGWGVGGIEAEAVMLGQPVALTLPQVVGCKLEGCINPLTTSIDVVLGITKHLRQANIAGRFVEFFGPGVSQLSVPDRTTIANMSPEYNATVSFFPIDQVTLKHFNKTNFSPEKLELLESYMKAVNLFRTYEDSEEDPVYSEVIEIQLSSFIPYVSGPKRPQDRVAVSDMKVDFHSCLKEKVGFKGFHVAPDRLQTQVPFQHAGQEYQLAHGSLVIAAVISCTNNCNPSVMLAAGLLAKKAVEAGLGVKPYIRTSLAPGTGMVTQYLNTSGVLPFLSQLGFEVIGYGCATCVGNTAPLPEGVAEAIKQGNLVACGVLSGNRHFEGRLFDCVSANYLASPPLVVAYAIAGTVDIDFEKEPLGVTPEGKEVFLRDVWPSREEVQQMEEDTVVSSIFQELNSRMEKGNALWSNLECPETAVFPWDQKSTYIRQPAFFHKLSKELQPPRSIEHAHALLFLGNKVTTDHISPAGSISRVSAAAKYLLSKRLTPREFNSYGARRGNDAVMTRGTFASIKLLNRFIGKSGPKTLHIPSGQTLDVFEAAERYQREGIPLIILAGKDYGSGSSRDWVAKGPCLLGVRAIIAESFQKLHQTQLLGMGILPLSFLPGQTADSLELSGKEKFSISLPEELALGHALTVQVGSPTSEGKSFGVTALIDSELDLIYYRHGGLLPYVARTMI
- the ireb2 gene encoding iron-responsive element-binding protein 2 isoform X1, whose amino-acid sequence is MQICNALLKHCCYLINVVRYRHVKLLYWSTVGYQKSIMSRSSTYQYYLCSSIVVILINVVRYLHVKLLYWSTVGYQKSIMSRSSTYQYYLSLTEHPYSHLIDTLNDGVKFFNPQKLNDPRYGKLPLSIRVLLEAAIRKCDGFYVKEVDVQNYLDWQEQQNVAEVPFPPSRVLLQDFTGIPAMVDLAAMRDALVKHGVDPYRVNPVCPTDLIVDHSLQIDFSKCAIQNTPNPGGGETQSQGAPRSSSSSTPAPVSSAPGSGPRQPPRGGGAHCGAARGSCGKGSCSDTPASPGKHPPAVQQIENSPLLCPFHLQPVSEPETALKSQEMELIRNKERLQFFKWCSKAFQNVNVVPPDVGAVHQVNLEHLCRVVHVSDGLVYPDSVVGTDSHTTMINGLGVLGWGVGGIEAEAVMLGQPVALTLPQVVGCKLEGCINPLTTSIDVVLGITKHLRQANIAGRFVEFFGPGVSQLSVPDRTTIANMSPEYNATVSFFPIDQVTLKHFNKTNFSPEKLELLESYMKAVNLFRTYEDSEEDPVYSEVIEIQLSSFIPYVSGPKRPQDRVAVSDMKVDFHSCLKEKVGFKGFHVAPDRLQTQVPFQHAGQEYQLAHGSLVIAAVISCTNNCNPSVMLAAGLLAKKAVEAGLGVKPYIRTSLAPGTGMVTQYLNTSGVLPFLSQLGFEVIGYGCATCVGNTAPLPEGVAEAIKQGNLVACGVLSGNRHFEGRLFDCVSANYLASPPLVVAYAIAGTVDIDFEKEPLGVTPEGKEVFLRDVWPSREEVQQMEEDTVVSSIFQELNSRMEKGNALWSNLECPETAVFPWDQKSTYIRQPAFFHKLSKELQPPRSIEHAHALLFLGNKVTTDHISPAGSISRVSAAAKYLLSKRLTPREFNSYGARRGNDAVMTRGTFASIKLLNRFIGKSGPKTLHIPSGQTLDVFEAAERYQREGIPLIILAGKDYGSGSSRDWVAKGPCLLGVRAIIAESFQKLHQTQLLGMGILPLSFLPGQTADSLELSGKEKFSISLPEELALGHALTVQTSEGKSFGVTALIDSELDLIYYRHGGLLPYVARTMI